The Cervus canadensis isolate Bull #8, Minnesota chromosome 21, ASM1932006v1, whole genome shotgun sequence genomic interval GGGCCGCGCGGGAGTCACGGgtcagggggcggggcggggccgggccgggccgagGCGGAAGCGCCCTAGGAGGGCCCGGCTGCCTGGTGTCCCGCACTTGCCTCCTCCTCGGTCCTGAACTGCTTTTGTTCCGCTTCTTGGGCCCCCGCGGGTCAGTGTGCTGAGATTTCTGCCCCCTGACCACGAGCCTAGGCGGGACCTTTAGCAGAAGAGGGTCAGATCTCCGCCTGAGAGTCTGAAGGTGTCCTGGCCCTTGAGGGTCTCCAGGGAGTTAGATCCCAGGCTACAGGCTCCTGGGGAGCCTGTTTTGTTGGGGTCGAGGGTCTCCGGGTGCCGAGTCAGCTGGAAAGGAGTTGTCTCCGTCGAGGGAGTATTTGGGTCTGGGGTTTCAGCGGAGGGTGGTGCCTGAGCCTGGTTTCTTCGGGGAGGTTAATGTTCGGGTCTGGGGGTGGGTAGTGCTCGGATCTGGGGTCTCGGGGTTAGAGCTTGCGGGAGCCAGTTTGCCTTCTCTCCCAAGGGTCTCTGTTACAGGCCTGTCTGTGCGGTGAGCCATGGAGGCTCTGTGGACCCTCACTCTGGCCTTGGCCGCAGGCCTGGCTGCTGCCAGCCCACCTAACATCCTGCTGATCTTTGCTGATGACCTAGGCTACGGGGACCTGGGTTCCTATGGGCACCCCAGTTCCACCACCCCCAATCTGGACCAGTTGGCCGCAGGGGGTCTTCGGTTCACCGACTTCTATGTGCCTGTGTCTCTGTGCACACCCTCCCGGTGAGGAAGGAAACCGGCAGCCCTCACCCCTGACCATTTGGTTCTTCCCAGATTCACTCTGGAGTGCAGAGGGAGGAGCAGGGTCTCTGTCTCTATGGAGAAATTCATATCTCTctgttttttctcctctctccccttcttgTATGCATCTCGGTTTTGCTCTGCCGCACGGACTCTGACTTGCCCTGTAGGGCTGCCCTCCTGACCGGCCGACTCCCAGTTCGGATGGGCTTGTACCCTGGAGTTCTGGAGCCCAGCTCCCGAGGGGGCCtgcccctggaggaggtgaccttgGCTGAGGTCCTGGCTGCCCAAGGCTACCTCACAGGGATAGCTGGCAAGTGGCAccttggggtggggcctgaggggGCCTTTCTGCCCCCCCACCACGGCTTCCATCGATTCCTGGGCATCCCGTACTCCCATGACCAGGTAGGAACCACCAGGATCCTTCCCCTTGACCCCAGAGCCCCACCCCACAGTCTAGACCACTAAAGGAGCTGCTCCCTCAGGGCCCTTGCCAGAACCTGACCTGTTTCCCGCCGGCCACCCCCTGCGATGGCACCTGTGACCAGGGCCTGGTCCCTGTCCCACTGTTGGCCAACCTGTCGGTGGAGGCACAGCCCCCTTGGCTGCCTGGACTCGAGGCCCGCTACGTGGCTTTTGCCCGTGACCTCATGACTGATGCCCAACGCCAAGGCCGCCCATTCTTCCTGTACTACGCCTCCCATGTGAGTGACTGTGGCCCCTCCGCCTGGGCTCCCCATGAACCCTACCTGGTGCTAACTCCAGTCTCCATCCCCAGCACACCCACTACCCCCAGTTCAGTGGGCAGAGCTTTCCAGGGCACTCAGGCCGAGGGCCATTTGGGGACTCCCTGATGGAGCTGGATGCGGCTGTGGGGGCCCTGATGACAGCTGTGGGGGACCTGGGGCTGCTCGGAGAGACGCTGGTCTTCTTCACTGCGGACAACGGGTACTCGGCAGAGGCAGAGGGGTGCTGGTCGACCCCCCACAGGGCCCTGGGTCTTCCCATGTTGACGCTGGCCAAGAACCTAGTGGGCTAAGGGGGTCTCGGGAGTTGTTGGCCATATATGGTGACACCCACGTGCATGTGGGAGGCTGGCGGCTGTGAGTACATGGAGGTGCTGGTCTTGGGAGGACAGGGAGTGGACAGGCACATGCTGGCCATTTCTGGGCAAAATGTGTGACTTATCAGTCTGGGGCTGGGGTCCCCGAGGCAAGCTGGAAaccctgggcttctcattgctgacATCCTCCCTGTGTGTCCCAGACCTGAGACGATGCGGATGTCCCACGGTGGCTGCTCTGGCCTCCTGCGATGCGGAAAGGGAACCACTTTCGAAGGGGGCGTCCGAGAGCCTGCCTTGGCCTTCTGGCCAGGTCACATCGCTCCCGGTCAGTTTTCAGGCCTTCTGCTCCTGGACTCTTGGTCTCATCTTCCCGGCCCTAATCACAAATGGAGTGACTGTACAGCCCTCTACTCCCAGGTGTGACCCATGAGCTGGCCAGCTCCCTGGACCTGCTGCCTACCCTGGCCGCCCTGGCGGGGGCCCCGCTACCCAATATCACCTTGGATGGCGTTGACCTCAGCCCTCTGCTGTTGGGCACCGGCAAGGTAGGGCCCGTGAGCACATAGCCACAGCTCCCTGACCCCCATCCTgacctcccttccccccacccccaccaaccacTCACCCTCCCCAGGAGTGAGTGTGGGCAGCCCCTGAAGTCCCTGGGGCCAGGTGAACCCTCTGTCGAACTGCATCCTAGTGATGCCGGCCAGGGGCTTCTGGGTGGGCAGGGAGCCAGTGCACGCCCAGGGCCCAGCACGGAGCAGACAGTGCTGGGCACGTGCAGACCCCCTGACTCTGCCCCCAGAGCCCCCGGCACACCCTCTTCTTCTACTCGGCCTACCCGGATGAGGTCCGAGGGGTCTATGCTGTGCGGAGCGGGAAGTACAAGGCACACTTCTTTACCCAGGGTAACCTCCTctgccccggccccgcccacccctcccagcccccgAGCCCAGCCCCCCTGCCCGGTGCACAGGTGTGTGCCCCTCCCCAGGCTCTGTCCACAGCGACACCACCGCGGACCCTGCCTGCCACGCCTCTAGTCCTCTGACTGCCCATGAGCCCCCGCTGCTCTTTGACCTCTCTGAGGACCCTGGTGAGAACTACAACCTTCTGGGGGGTGTGGATGAGGTCGCCCCAGAGGCGCTGCAGGCACTGAAGCAACTTCAGCTGCTCAAGGCCCAGTTTGATGCTGCCATGACCTTTGGGCCCAGCCAGATGGCCCGGGGCGAGGACCCCGCCCTGCAGGTGTGCTGTCAGCCCAGCTGCACCCCCCGGCCGTCCTGCTGCCACTGCCCCGAGTTCCAGCCCTGAGGGCGCAGACGGAGGCCAGCTGGGGCACTGATGGTTCCTGGCTGTGCTGTGGGAGTGTGGAGGTGGTTTG includes:
- the ARSA gene encoding arylsulfatase A yields the protein MEALWTLTLALAAGLAAASPPNILLIFADDLGYGDLGSYGHPSSTTPNLDQLAAGGLRFTDFYVPVSLCTPSRAALLTGRLPVRMGLYPGVLEPSSRGGLPLEEVTLAEVLAAQGYLTGIAGKWHLGVGPEGAFLPPHHGFHRFLGIPYSHDQGPCQNLTCFPPATPCDGTCDQGLVPVPLLANLSVEAQPPWLPGLEARYVAFARDLMTDAQRQGRPFFLYYASHHTHYPQFSGQSFPGHSGRGPFGDSLMELDAAVGALMTAVGDLGLLGETLVFFTADNGPETMRMSHGGCSGLLRCGKGTTFEGGVREPALAFWPGHIAPGVTHELASSLDLLPTLAALAGAPLPNITLDGVDLSPLLLGTGKSPRHTLFFYSAYPDEVRGVYAVRSGKYKAHFFTQGSVHSDTTADPACHASSPLTAHEPPLLFDLSEDPGENYNLLGGVDEVAPEALQALKQLQLLKAQFDAAMTFGPSQMARGEDPALQVCCQPSCTPRPSCCHCPEFQP